From Micromonospora echinospora:
CCCGGCGCTCACCCCGCCGTGGACTCCGGGTCCTTGTCCAGCCAGTCCAGGATCGCGTCGATCGGCTCCCGCCAGCGGGCGTCGAGCATCAGGTCGTGCCCCATGCCGGGGAAGAGCAGCGGCGCGGAGGCGTACCGCTGGGCGGCCCGGACCAGCGCGGACGCCGGCACCACCCGGTCGTCCGGGCTGCCGAGCACCAGCACCGGCGGCCGGCCCACCGCCGGCTCCGGACCCCGGCCGGTCAGCAGCTGCCACTGCGCCCGCCGACCGGCCCGGCCCAGCCGGGCCAGGTGCCGCCGGGCGTCGGCGTCGGGCAGCTCCCGGCTGAACAGCTGCCGCCGGTTGAGCCGCAGCCCGGCGCCGAAGACCGCCGGCACGGTCCCGGCCGGATTGCGCCGCAACGCCGTGCCGAACGTCGCCCAGCCGCCGAGCACCGGCGCCACCAGCACCGCCGCCCGCGCCGGATAGCGGGCCAGCGCGTGCGCCACGACCCGGGCGCCGGCGCCGTGCCCCACCAGCACCGCCTGCCGCGGCAGGCTCGCCGCCACCTGCGTCACGTCATGGGTGTACGAGCGCAGCGTCGCCTCCGGCGCCGGCTCGCTGCCGCCGTGCCCGCGCAGGCTCAGCGCGTACGCCGGGAAGCCGCGACCGGCGGCGTGCCCCAGCCAGTGCTCGGCGAACGCCCACGCGCCGTGGCCGAACCCGGGCACGAACAGCAGCGGCGGCTTCGCCTCCTCCCGCTCCGGCACCGCGGCGAGGACCTCGCGGCGGGCGGGCCGCTCCGGCCGGGCCCACTCCCAGGACCGGACCACCCGCATCCGCTCAGTCGTCACCGTGCCTGCCCTTCGTTCGCGACTGCGGGACTCCGCTGCGCTGCGTTCCTCGCCCTCACCGGGCCTGCCTTTCGTTCGCGACTGCGGGACTCCGCTGCGCTGCGTTCCTCGCCCTCACCGGGCCTGCCTTTCGTTCGCGACTGCGGGACTCCGCTGCGCTGCGTTCCTCGCCCTCACCGTGTGCCCTCCAGCTCGTGCAGCGCCCGCTGGAGCGCGCGCAGGTAGTCGGCGTGCCCGACCTCGAACCAGTGCCGGGTGCTGTCCTTGACCTTGGCCGAGTACCGCTCGCCGAGGCCCGCGCGGACCTTGCGGTCGAACGCGGCGGCCCGCTCCGGCCGGGTGGCGCGCAGCGTGAGCAGCCGGGCGAACAGCACGCTCTGCCAGTGCGAGATGGGGAAGATGCCGGAGTCCGGCTGCACCAGGCCGACCACGGCGAGCGTGGGATGCCCGGCGGTGAACGCGTTGAGCCACAGCCGGGGCCGCCCGGAGTCGTCCTCGTCGCCGAGCACCTGTCCCTTGAGGAACTCGAAGCGCGGCAGGTATCCGGTGGCGAAGACGACGAGCTCGGGGTCGATGCGCCGGCCGTCGGTCAGCTCCACCGCGCGGTCGTCGAACCGGGCCACGTCCGGCACCGGCGTGACCTCGCCGTGCCCGACGTAGTAGACGAGCTGGCTGTTGGCGATCGGGTGCGTCTCGTAGACGCGGTGGTCCGGCTTGGGCATGCCGAACCGGGTCAGGTCGCCGACGGTCAGCCGCAGCGTCCAGTGGTAGAGCCACTGCCGTACCCGCAGCGGCACCCGCAGCGCCAGCAGCGTGTCGTTCACCTGGTCGGCGGGGCGGCCGAGGACGTACTTCGGGGCGTACCAGTAGCCGCGCCGGGTGGAGTGCCAGCAGTGCGACGCCTGCTGGGCCGCCTCGACAGCGATGTCGCAGCCGGTGTTGCCCGCACCCACCACCAGCACCCGCTTGCCGCGCAACTGCGCCGGGTCCTTGTAGGACGAGGCGTGCATGACCTCGCCGCGGAACTGCTCCAGCCCTTCGTAGCGGGGCAGCTTCGGCGACCAGTTGTGCCCGTTGGCGAGCACCACCGCGGCGTACCGGGAGGTGCGCTCGGGACCGTAGCCGCCGGTGCTGCGCGTGGTGACGTCCCACCGGTCCCCCTCGACCGGCTCGACCCGTACCACCTCGGTGCCGAACCAGACGTGCTGGCGCAGGTCGAAGTGGTCGGCGTACCGCTCGAAGTAGGACAGGAGCTGGCTGTGGTGCGGGTAGTCCGGCCAGTCGTCAGGCATCGGGAAGTCGGGGAACTGGGTGAACGGCCGGGACGAGATCAGGTGCGTGCTGGCGTACACCGGACTGCGGTCGTGCCGCCAGTTCCAGGCGCCGCCGACGCCTGTCTCCCGCTCGTAGCAGTCCACGCCGAAGCCGGCCTCGCGGAGGTTCTTGACGGCGGTCAGGCCGCTGGCGCCGGCGCCGATGACGCAGACCGTGTCACCCCGGTCGGAGACCGGGCGTTCGGCACGGCTCGGTACGGCCGTCTGGTCCGGATCGGGGTGGCCGAGCTCGGTGGAGGAGGACACCGCGAAATCCTGCCGAGAATGCCAGCCGTTGTCCAGCCACCGATTTCCGGGGACGGTCAGGCGGTCGGCAGCAGCAGGTCGACCAGCACCGGGAAGTGGTCGCTGGCGCGGCGGGTCAGCGGCGTGTCCACCACGTCGTAGTCGACCACGGTGATCCGGGGGTCGACGAAGAGCGCGTCGATGCGGCGGCGCGGGTCGGCGCAGGAGAACGTGTGCCGGTCGGCCCGGTCGGCGGCCAGCGCCGCGTCGGTGAGCCCTTCGGCGACCGTCTGCCAGGCCGGCCCGTCCGGGCCCTCGTTGAGGTCCGCGCCGGCCACCACGGGCAGCGTGGACGCGGCCAGCTCCCGCTTGAACGCCGCCGCCTGCGCCGGCCGCTCGGCCGGGTCGGTGGACAGGTGCGAGCCGGCCAGCAGCAGGTCGACACCGCCGACCCGGCACCGCGCGTACGCGGCGCCGCGCATGTGCCGACCCGGCGTCAGCGGATACCGCTGGCAGCTGGTGTCGGTGACCCGCACCCGCAGGCTGGTCAGCAGCACGTTGCCCAGCGACGGCAGGCCACCGGCCGCCACCACCATGCCGAACGACTCGGCGAGCGCGGCGCACTTCTGCCGCCACCGGAACCGGCGCGGTCCCTCCTGGACGATCACCACGTCCGGGTCCGCGCCCCGGACCACCTCGGCCAGCGCGGCGGTGTCGTCCCGCTGTCCGTGGACGTTGTACGACACCACCCGCAGCGGCACACCCGAGTCCGTCATGTCAGATCCGCCGGGCCAGGTCGGCGGCGCCGATCACGCCGGCGGTGTTGCCGAGCTCGGCCGGGCGTACCTCGGCGACGGGCAGGCGGCTGCGCTGGGCCAGCGCCTCGGCGAACGACCGGCGGGTCGGGCCGAGCAGCAGGTCACCGGCGTCGATCACGCCGCCGCCCACCACGAGCACCTGCGGGTCGAGGATCTGCGCCATGTCGGCGAGGCTGGTGCCGAGCCAGCGGCCGACCTGGGCGAACGCCTCGGTGGAGACCGGGTCGCCGCCCTTGGCCGCGGCGGTCACCATCGGGCCGGTGATCAACTCGGCCTCGCCGTCGGCCAGCTCCAGCAGCGCTGCGGCCCGGTGCGGCTCCTGCCGGGCGGCGGCGCGGGCGAAGCGGACCAGGGCGCTGCCGCTGGCGTACTGCTCGATGCAGCCCAGCCGGCCGCAGCCGCACTGGTGGCCGTCCGGCACGGTGAGCATGTGCCCCAGCTCGGCGGCGATGCCGTTGGCGCCGCGGACCAGGTCGCCGCCGAGCACGATGCCGCCGCCGACGCCGGTGCCGATGGTGAACATGACCATCGAGTCGTCGGCGTCGCGGGCCGCGCCGTAGCGGAACTCCGCCCAGGCGGCCACGTTCCCGTCGTTCTCCACGATCACCGGCAGGCCGGTGGCGTCCCCGACGTACGTGCGCAGCGGCTCGTCCCGCCAGGCCAGGTTCGGGGCGAACAGCACGGTGGAGCGGGAGGCGTCGATCCAGCCGGCGGCGCCGATGCCGACCGCCTCGACGGCGTGACCGGCGGCCAGCTCGGTGACGACCTCGATGATGACGTCGCGGGTCTTGGCCACGTCGTCGGCGGGGGTGTCCCGTCGCGTCTGCACGAGTACCGCGCCGGCGTCGTCCACGACACCGCCGGCCACCTTCGTGCCACCGACGTCGACTCCGATGGTCAGCGTCACCGCTGCCACTCCCCTCTGCTGTGCTGCCCGGGAACCGGCCGAACCGGCCGTACGGTCCCGGGATGTCCGGTGGTCAGGCCCCGTCGCCTGGTGCGTCCGCGCCCACCTCGCCGGACGCCCGCGAGGCGGGCACCACGGGACGGCCGGCCGGTGGCCGGCTCGTCGCCGGTTCCTGCGGCCCGGCGGCGTCGGCGGCACCCGCATCGGCCGCGCCCTCCCCCCGGGTGGCGGCGGACCACACGTCCTGCTCGGGTGCCGGCTGAGAATCATGCCCGGTACGGGTCGCCTCGCGCCACACGTGGTCCCCCGATCCGCCCGGCGCGGCGCCGCCGGTGTCGGCCGGCTGCTCCGGCTCGGCCGGGGTGAACGCGCGGAGCATGCTGGCGACACCGGCCGCAAGGTCCCCGGCGCCGGTGGCGAGCCGCTCGGCGAACTCGGGACTCGGGTCACGCAACGCGGCGATACCGCGACAGACGGGGCAGACACAGCATTCCGGGGAGCCGGTGGCGAAACCGGCGGGGCCGGACGCCCGCGGACCGGAACCGGTGTCCGAGCCGGTGTGACCGAGGACACCGGAGAGGATCCCACCGAGCGGACCCCAGGGGCCGGAGCCCGGCGTGGCGGCGGCCAGCTTCGCGGTGGCCAGCAGTGTGGCGACGAGGCGCTCGGCCTCTTCCCGGGCCGAACCCGGATCAGTGGTGCCCATGGTTCGGCTCCTCCAGCGTGACTACCGGGACGACGGTCGGGTCTCCTGCGCCGCACCGGGTGCTTCTACCCGGCGCTTGAGCTGCTTCAACGCCGTATCCATGATCATTTTCTCGGCCTTGCGGCGGAACATGCCGAGCATCGCCACGGACAGCTCCACCTCCAGGGTGTAGGTCACCGTGGTCGTCCCGTCCGGGTTGCCCACCAGGTCGTACGACCCGCGCTGGGACCGCTGCATCTTCGACGGGGCGACCAGGTGCCACTCGATCCGGGAGATGTCCTCGGCGTACTCGTAGGCCAGCACGTACTCGTCGGCCAGCACGCCCGCGTCGAGCGTGAACCGGACCTGACTGGCGTAGCCGTCCTCGTACTCCTCGATCACCTCGGCCTCGCGGACCGCCTCGGTCCACTCGGGGTAACTGGGGAAGTCGCAGATGACGGCCGCCACCCGATCCGGTGACGCGCCGATGATGATCGACTGGGTGGAGGAGTCCGCCATGGGGGGAGGCTACCCGGCCGCGTCCCGGCCGGCGCCGCTCCACCCGCCGACGGCGTCCCACCAGCCGGTCAGGCAACCTCCCTGGCCGACCCCCCGGGGTGTGCGGGTAGGTTTCGACAGAGCTGACCAGGCCGGCCCCCGCCGGTAGAGCACGAGGGAGTGCAGGTGCGCGAGTTCTCCGTCCCGCCGATCGTCACCGTCGGCGACTCGGCCAACCTGACCGACCCGGTCTGGGAAAACGCCGAGGTCGCCCCGGACACCGTGCAGTTCGTCCGTCCCGGCGCGGGGACGGCGGCGCGCGAGGAGGTGACCTGCCGGCAGTTCCGCGACGAGGTGGTCGCGGTGGCCCGGGGCCTGATCGCGGCCGGCGTCTCCCCCGGCGACCGGGTCGGCCTGATGAGCCGCACCCGCTACGAGTGGACCCTGTTCGACTACGCGATCTGGGCCGCCGGCGCGGTCACCGTGCCGATCTACGAGACCTCCAGCGCCGAGCAGGCCGCCTGGATCCTCGGCGACTCCGGCGCCGTCGCCGTGGTGGTGGAGAGCACCGCGCACGCCACCCTGGTCGCCGGTGTCCGGGACCGGCTGCCCGAGCTGCGCGAGGTCTGGCAGATCGACCTGGGCGTGGTGGACGAGCTGGTCGCCGCCGGCGAGGCGGTGGACCCGGCCGAGGTCGACACGCGCCGCTCCATGCTCAAGGCCGGCGACGTCGCCACGATCATCTACACCAGCGGCACCACCGGCCGGCCGAAGGGCTGCGTGCTGACGCACCGCAACATCTACACCGACATCGCCAACGCGGTGCCGGTGCTGCCGAACCTGTTCCGCCCGGGCGCCTCGACGCTGCTGTTCCTGCCGCTCGCGCACGCCTTCGCCCGGCTCATCCAGGTCGGCGTGGTGCACGCCCGGGCCACCATGGCGCACTGCGCGGACACCACGAACCTGGTCGCCGAGCTGCAGGACTTCCGGCCCACGTTCGTGCT
This genomic window contains:
- a CDS encoding ROK family glucokinase; its protein translation is MAAVTLTIGVDVGGTKVAGGVVDDAGAVLVQTRRDTPADDVAKTRDVIIEVVTELAAGHAVEAVGIGAAGWIDASRSTVLFAPNLAWRDEPLRTYVGDATGLPVIVENDGNVAAWAEFRYGAARDADDSMVMFTIGTGVGGGIVLGGDLVRGANGIAAELGHMLTVPDGHQCGCGRLGCIEQYASGSALVRFARAAARQEPHRAAALLELADGEAELITGPMVTAAAKGGDPVSTEAFAQVGRWLGTSLADMAQILDPQVLVVGGGVIDAGDLLLGPTRRSFAEALAQRSRLPVAEVRPAELGNTAGVIGAADLARRI
- a CDS encoding alpha/beta hydrolase; the protein is MRVVRSWEWARPERPARREVLAAVPEREEAKPPLLFVPGFGHGAWAFAEHWLGHAAGRGFPAYALSLRGHGGSEPAPEATLRSYTHDVTQVAASLPRQAVLVGHGAGARVVAHALARYPARAAVLVAPVLGGWATFGTALRRNPAGTVPAVFGAGLRLNRRQLFSRELPDADARRHLARLGRAGRRAQWQLLTGRGPEPAVGRPPVLVLGSPDDRVVPASALVRAAQRYASAPLLFPGMGHDLMLDARWREPIDAILDWLDKDPESTAG
- a CDS encoding SRPBCC family protein, with the protein product MADSSTQSIIIGASPDRVAAVICDFPSYPEWTEAVREAEVIEEYEDGYASQVRFTLDAGVLADEYVLAYEYAEDISRIEWHLVAPSKMQRSQRGSYDLVGNPDGTTTVTYTLEVELSVAMLGMFRRKAEKMIMDTALKQLKRRVEAPGAAQETRPSSR
- a CDS encoding endonuclease/exonuclease/phosphatase family protein; the protein is MTDSGVPLRVVSYNVHGQRDDTAALAEVVRGADPDVVIVQEGPRRFRWRQKCAALAESFGMVVAAGGLPSLGNVLLTSLRVRVTDTSCQRYPLTPGRHMRGAAYARCRVGGVDLLLAGSHLSTDPAERPAQAAAFKRELAASTLPVVAGADLNEGPDGPAWQTVAEGLTDAALAADRADRHTFSCADPRRRIDALFVDPRITVVDYDVVDTPLTRRASDHFPVLVDLLLPTA
- a CDS encoding flavin-containing monooxygenase; the encoded protein is MSSSTELGHPDPDQTAVPSRAERPVSDRGDTVCVIGAGASGLTAVKNLREAGFGVDCYERETGVGGAWNWRHDRSPVYASTHLISSRPFTQFPDFPMPDDWPDYPHHSQLLSYFERYADHFDLRQHVWFGTEVVRVEPVEGDRWDVTTRSTGGYGPERTSRYAAVVLANGHNWSPKLPRYEGLEQFRGEVMHASSYKDPAQLRGKRVLVVGAGNTGCDIAVEAAQQASHCWHSTRRGYWYAPKYVLGRPADQVNDTLLALRVPLRVRQWLYHWTLRLTVGDLTRFGMPKPDHRVYETHPIANSQLVYYVGHGEVTPVPDVARFDDRAVELTDGRRIDPELVVFATGYLPRFEFLKGQVLGDEDDSGRPRLWLNAFTAGHPTLAVVGLVQPDSGIFPISHWQSVLFARLLTLRATRPERAAAFDRKVRAGLGERYSAKVKDSTRHWFEVGHADYLRALQRALHELEGTR